A region of Burkholderiales bacterium JOSHI_001 DNA encodes the following proteins:
- a CDS encoding type II secretory pathway, component PulF (PFAM: Bacterial type II secretion system protein F domain): MATAVAGKNAVKEFVFEWEGKDKNGKIVRGEMRAGGEAVVSASLRRQGVLISKIKKRRVSGGSAVKQKDIAVFTRQLSTMMKAGVPLLQSFDIVARGSPNPRLTRLLNDIRSDVETGTSLSASFRKHPMHFDALYCNLVEAGEAGGILEQLLDRLAMYQEKTMELKRKIKSALMYPIAVMVVAFVVLTVIMLFVIPQFKTVFSSFGAQLPAPTLFVIGMSEIFVNYWYVLFGGLAGGAYMFVQTWKRSEKMQMAMDRILLRIPIFGNLINKSVLARWTRTLSTMFAAGVPLVEALDSVGGAAGNAVYLQATEQIQRDVSTGSALTTAMQSTGVFPTMVLQMAAIGEESGALDHMLAKSAEFYEEEVDEMVKGLSSLMEPIIIVVLGTLIGGIVVSMYLPIFKLGSIV; the protein is encoded by the coding sequence ATGGCAACTGCGGTGGCTGGAAAGAACGCCGTCAAGGAATTCGTCTTCGAGTGGGAAGGCAAGGACAAGAACGGCAAGATCGTGCGCGGCGAAATGCGCGCCGGCGGCGAAGCCGTGGTTTCGGCCAGCCTGCGCCGCCAGGGCGTGCTGATCTCCAAGATCAAGAAGCGCCGCGTCAGCGGCGGCTCGGCGGTCAAGCAAAAGGACATCGCGGTCTTCACGCGCCAGTTGTCCACCATGATGAAGGCCGGCGTGCCGCTGCTGCAGTCCTTCGACATCGTGGCGCGCGGCAGCCCGAACCCGCGCCTGACGCGCCTGCTCAACGACATCCGCTCCGATGTGGAAACCGGCACCAGCCTGTCGGCATCGTTCCGCAAGCACCCCATGCACTTCGATGCCCTCTACTGCAACCTGGTGGAAGCCGGTGAGGCTGGCGGCATCCTGGAGCAGTTGCTGGACCGCCTGGCGATGTACCAGGAAAAGACGATGGAGCTGAAGCGCAAGATCAAGTCGGCGCTGATGTACCCCATCGCGGTGATGGTCGTGGCCTTCGTGGTGCTGACGGTGATCATGCTGTTCGTGATTCCGCAGTTCAAGACCGTGTTCTCGTCCTTCGGCGCCCAGCTGCCGGCCCCCACGCTGTTTGTCATCGGCATGTCGGAGATCTTCGTCAACTACTGGTACGTCCTTTTCGGCGGATTGGCTGGCGGCGCCTACATGTTCGTCCAGACCTGGAAGCGCTCGGAAAAGATGCAGATGGCGATGGACCGCATCCTGCTGCGCATACCGATCTTCGGCAACCTGATCAACAAGTCGGTGCTGGCGCGCTGGACGCGCACCCTGTCCACCATGTTCGCCGCCGGCGTGCCGCTGGTGGAAGCACTGGATTCGGTGGGCGGCGCGGCCGGCAACGCGGTGTACCTGCAGGCCACCGAACAGATCCAGCGCGACGTGTCCACCGGCTCGGCGCTCACCACCGCCATGCAGTCCACCGGCGTTTTCCCCACCATGGTGCTGCAGATGGCAGCCATCGGCGAGGAGTCGGGCGCGCTGGACCACATGCTGGCGAAGTCCGCCGAGTTCTACGAGGAAGAGGTGGACGAAATGGTGAAGGGCCTGTCCAGCCTGATGGAGCCCATCATCATCGTGGTGCTGGGCACGCTGATCGGCGGCATCGTGGTGTCGATGTACCTGCCCATCTTCAAGCTCGGCTCCATCGTCTGA
- a CDS encoding prepilin signal peptidase PulO-like peptidase (PFAM: Bacterial Peptidase A24 N-terminal domain; Type IV leader peptidase family) has product MPDLPLDLLLSPPALALLGLLLGSFLNVVIHRKPLLLERQWWGDVAHQLGDATSHQRVFGRAPSPEAAGTAAALVKAVDELPAMSLSKPRSRCPSCGHAIRWYENIPVLSWLALRGKCSACGTGISARYPLVEILNAVLFGATAWRFGAQWATLAWCGFVAVLVALSFIDWDTTVLPDDLTLPLLWAGLAAAALDLTGLPLAQALWGAVAGYLSLWAVYWFFKLATGKEGMGYGDFKLLAALGAWLGWQALLPIILAASILGAVVGIGMKVSGALREGRYVPFGPFLAGAGVAVMLMGVPRAVGFLGW; this is encoded by the coding sequence ATGCCTGATTTGCCGCTGGACCTTCTGCTGTCCCCGCCCGCCCTGGCCCTGCTGGGGCTGTTGCTGGGCAGCTTCCTGAATGTGGTCATCCACCGCAAGCCGCTGCTGCTGGAGCGGCAGTGGTGGGGCGACGTGGCGCACCAACTGGGCGACGCCACGTCCCACCAGCGCGTGTTCGGCCGTGCGCCGTCACCCGAAGCCGCCGGCACCGCGGCAGCGCTGGTGAAGGCGGTGGACGAACTGCCGGCCATGAGCCTGTCCAAGCCGCGCTCGCGCTGCCCGTCCTGCGGCCACGCCATCCGCTGGTACGAGAACATTCCCGTGCTCAGCTGGCTGGCGCTGCGCGGCAAGTGCTCGGCCTGCGGCACCGGCATCAGCGCGCGCTATCCCTTGGTGGAAATTCTCAACGCGGTGCTGTTCGGCGCCACCGCCTGGCGCTTCGGCGCACAGTGGGCCACGCTGGCCTGGTGCGGTTTCGTCGCGGTGCTGGTGGCCTTGTCCTTCATCGACTGGGACACCACCGTGCTGCCCGACGACCTGACCCTGCCGCTGCTGTGGGCCGGCCTGGCCGCCGCGGCGCTGGACCTCACCGGCCTGCCGCTGGCCCAGGCGCTGTGGGGCGCGGTGGCAGGCTACCTGTCGCTGTGGGCGGTGTACTGGTTCTTCAAGCTGGCCACCGGCAAGGAAGGCATGGGCTATGGCGACTTCAAGCTGCTGGCCGCGCTGGGCGCCTGGCTGGGCTGGCAGGCGCTGCTGCCCATCATCCTGGCCGCGTCCATCCTGGGTGCGGTGGTCGGCATCGGCATGAAGGTGAGCGGCGCGCTGCGCGAGGGCCGCTACGTGCCATTCGGCCCCTTCCTGGCGGGCGCCGGCGTGGCCGTCATGCTGATGGGCGTGCCGCGCGCGGTGGGGTTCCTAGGCTGGTGA